Proteins encoded in a region of the Neodiprion virginianus isolate iyNeoVirg1 chromosome 2, iyNeoVirg1.1, whole genome shotgun sequence genome:
- the LOC124296926 gene encoding O-glucosyltransferase rumi homolog, whose translation MHFMYCLVFSVLLTKIGQAEEFCAANSKDDCEARNESLDKYSKESNRRYEKYLNAIRNAENQTASGDEFSHRSCACYKNVIKHDLKVFKKTGISEESITLAKSRGTFYQIINGRLYREKDCMFPSRCAGIEHFILSIIWDLPDMELVINTRDYPQSSKYFGEPLPVFSFSKTPDYFDITYPAWSFWEGGPAISLYPRGLGRWDLHRISLDRASEKKPWHDKQDKAFFRGSRTSSERDNLVLLSRGQPDLVDARYTKNQAWKSEADTLHMPPAQETPLESHCDFKYLFNFRGVAASFRHKHLFLCRSLVFHVGEEWTEFYYTAMKPWHHYIPVPTDANQETLQELILFAKENDDIAHKIADQGRNFVWNHLRMEDVTCFWKSLLKRYVKLLTYKPVLDKRLIEIEQK comes from the exons ATGCATTTCATGTATTGTCTTGTTTTCTCGGTATTGTTAACTAAAATTGGACAGGCGGAAGAATTCTGCGCTGCAAACAGCAAAGATGATTGTGAGGCAAGAAACGAATCTCtcgataaatattcaaaag AGTCAAACAGAAGGTACGAGAAGTATTTGAATGCGATCCGCAATGCAGAGAATCAAACTGCCTCCGGCGATGAATTTAGTCATCGAAGCTGTGCTTGTTATAAAAACGTTATCAAACATGATTTAAAAGTTTTCAAGAAAACTGGAATCTCAGAAGAATCTATAACGTTAGCTAAATCCAG AGGGACGTTTTACCAAATAATCAATGGCAGGCTCTACAGAGAAAAAGATTGCATGTTTCCTTCAAGGTGTGCAGGGATCgagcattttattttatccataATCTGGGATTTACCTGACATGGAATTAGTCATCAATACCAGAGATTACCCCCAATCTAGCAAATATTTTGGCGAACCGTTGCCTGTTTTCTCATTTAGTAAG ACTCCTGATTACTTCGATATAACTTATCCAGCTTGGAGTTTCTGGGAAGGAGGTCCAGCGATTTCGCTCTATCCACGCGGTTTGGGACGTTGGGATCTGCACAGAATATCATTGGACAGAGCAAGTGAAAAAAAGCCATGGCACGACAAGCAGGACAAGGCCTTTTTCCGTGGCTCTCGAACCAGCTCTGAGAGAGATAATTTGGTTTTGCTCAGCCGGGGGCAGCCAGACCTTGTCGATGCTCGCTATACCAAAAACCAGGCTTGGAAATCTGAAGCG GACACCTTGCATATGCCCCCTGCTCAAGAAACTCCTCTCGAGTCTCACTGTGATTTCAAATATCTCTTTAACTTCAGAGGTGTTGCTGCATCATTTAGGCACAAGCATCTGTTTTTATGCCGATCTCTAGTATTTCATGTTGGAGAGGAATGGACAGAGTTTTACTATACAGCCATGAAACCATGGCACCATTACATTCCTGTTCCGACAGATGCAAACCAAGAAACTCTGCA GGAACTGATACTTTTTGCTAAGGAAAATGATGATATAGCCCACAAAATCGCAGATCAAGGTAGAAATTTCGTGTGGAATCATCTGAGAATGGAAGATGTCACATGTTTTTGGAAATCTTTGCTCAAGAGATATGTTAAGCTCTTGACTTACAAGCCTGTTTTGGATAAAAGACTGATAGAAATTGAGCAGAAGTAG